A stretch of the Sorangium aterium genome encodes the following:
- a CDS encoding DUF7873 family protein: MPRLNQIIAIEKGVKARSHQRLTEAHHALQKPALLSGISRAYRSKDEEGEQLPPEATRVQAKAEDIIRSTVDILGELFDVTATKDYANCKARADVVVDGKVLLTGAPVTYLLFLEKQLVDMNTFIKKLPVLDASESWTFDPSADSWATEPVQTARTKKIPRNHVKAEATDKHPAQVEVYHEDVVVGYWKTVKFSGALPARRINELLDRVEKLQKAVKFAREEANNQAVEEQKVGAAVLGYLFSA; this comes from the coding sequence ATGCCTCGCTTGAACCAGATCATCGCCATCGAGAAGGGCGTCAAGGCCCGCTCCCACCAGCGCCTCACCGAGGCGCACCACGCGCTGCAGAAGCCGGCGCTGCTCTCCGGGATCTCGCGCGCCTACCGGTCGAAGGACGAGGAGGGCGAGCAGCTCCCGCCCGAGGCGACGAGGGTGCAGGCGAAGGCCGAGGACATCATCCGGAGCACCGTCGACATCCTGGGCGAGCTCTTCGACGTCACGGCCACCAAGGACTACGCGAACTGCAAGGCCCGCGCGGACGTGGTCGTCGACGGCAAGGTGCTCCTCACGGGGGCGCCCGTGACTTACCTGCTCTTCCTGGAGAAGCAGCTGGTCGACATGAACACCTTCATCAAGAAGCTGCCGGTGCTCGACGCGTCGGAGAGCTGGACGTTCGATCCCTCCGCGGACTCCTGGGCGACGGAGCCGGTACAGACGGCGCGGACCAAGAAGATCCCACGCAACCACGTCAAGGCCGAGGCGACGGACAAACACCCGGCGCAGGTGGAGGTCTATCACGAGGACGTGGTCGTCGGTTACTGGAAGACGGTCAAGTTCTCGGGCGCGCTGCCGGCGCGGCGCATCAACGAGCTGCTCGATCGGGTGGAGAAGCTGCAAAAGGCGGTCAAGTTCGCCCGCGAGGAGGCGAACAACCAGGCGGTCGAGGAGCAGAAGGTCGGCGCCGCCGTCCTCGGGTACCTCTTCAGCGCCTGA
- a CDS encoding GNAT family N-acetyltransferase, whose amino-acid sequence MPSLDTDDDALLLTERLSLRPHRLADVRFMMELNSDPEVVRYTGDTAFACEDEARAVVARLARQFEDFRMGRLIVSDRTTGEKLGWCGLRWHDDLEVADLGYRFFRKHWGRGYATESAAACIRYAVEELRLPRLVAHAMLENAASVKVLEKLGFCRTGPTVFKGLVAEGFELLLRA is encoded by the coding sequence GTGCCCAGCCTCGACACAGACGACGACGCCCTCCTCTTGACGGAGCGCCTGAGCCTCCGCCCCCACCGGCTGGCGGACGTCCGGTTCATGATGGAGCTGAACTCGGATCCCGAAGTGGTCCGCTACACCGGCGACACCGCGTTCGCGTGCGAGGACGAAGCGCGCGCGGTCGTCGCGCGGCTCGCGCGCCAGTTCGAGGACTTCCGCATGGGCCGGCTCATCGTCTCGGACCGGACGACGGGGGAAAAGCTCGGCTGGTGCGGCCTCAGGTGGCACGACGACCTCGAGGTCGCGGACCTCGGGTACCGCTTCTTCCGGAAGCACTGGGGCAGAGGCTACGCCACGGAGTCGGCCGCCGCGTGCATCCGGTATGCGGTCGAGGAGCTCCGGCTCCCACGCCTCGTCGCGCACGCGATGCTCGAGAATGCCGCGTCGGTCAAGGTGCTGGAGAAGCTAGGATTCTGCCGGACCGGCCCGACCGTGTTCAAGGGGCTCGTGGCCGAAGGGTTCGAGCTCCTCCTGAGGGCCTGA